From the Polaribacter gangjinensis genome, the window AAGTCTAAATATCCATTGATGAAACGATTCATTCCGAATTTAGTTTCACCATATTTTCGAGCTTGATGTTGCACCACTTTTTCATCTATTTTGGTAAAACCTTCGTTTTTTGCCAAAATAGGAATGTATCTGTGCATTTCACCACTCACTTTGATGGCTTTTACAACCTCTTTTTTATACGCTTTTAAGCCACAATTAAAATCGTGTAAATGCAAACCAGAAGTCTTTCTAGCAATAGCATTGAATATTTTTGAAGGAATATTTTTGGTATAAACGTTGTCATAACGTTTTTTTTTCCACCCAGAAATTAGGTCGAATTTGTCTGTAAAAATCAATTCATACAATTCAGGAATTTCCTCAGGATTATCTTGTAAATCAGCATCCATAGTAATGATTACATTTCCTTGAGCTTTTTCAAAACCAGCATCCAAAGCCTGACTTTTTCCGTAATTTTTTTGAAAACGAATTCCTTTTACTGATGAATTATCTTTAGAAAGCTGTTCAATTACTTGCCAAGAAGTATCTGTACTTCCATCATCAATAAAAATAATTTCGTATATAAAACGATTGGATTGCATAACTTTTGCAATCCAATCGTGTAATTCTTGTAAAGATTCTTCTTCGTTAAGAAGTGGAATAACCACTGAAATATCCATTATTTTTGGTTTCGGGTTTAAAGTTTAAAATTCAAGGTTAAAAACTTTGAATTTGTAATCTTGAACTAATAGGTTTCTTCTTCTGATTTTTTCATGACTGCAGCAGCAATTGCAGAAACTATAAATCCACCAATTGCGCTTGCAATGATTCCAAAAGCAGAGGTAATTAAAGGCGATTTGAATTTCTCAGACATGGCATTTGCAGCTTCAATTTGTTCTTGAGACATTCCTTGATCTAAAAACTTTTGATTTTGAACTTCCATTACTTGTGCCATAAAATCTGGCTCAACAAAAGTTACAAAAATGTAGTTGTAAATAACACTGATCAAAGCTGCTAAAATGGCAATTCCAACCCCAATTTTAACTCCTTGTCCCCAAGATAAAAAACCTCCATTTGCTTTTTTAAATTGATTTATTCCTAGAATAATCAATCCAATAAAAAATATTCCAGAAGCCAGAGAA encodes:
- a CDS encoding DUF4199 domain-containing protein — translated: MENQANSKSFIINNGVILGVLGVLISVINYAFGTHLDPHWSNSLASGIFFIGLIILGINQFKKANGGFLSWGQGVKIGVGIAILAALISVIYNYIFVTFVEPDFMAQVMEVQNQKFLDQGMSQEQIEAANAMSEKFKSPLITSAFGIIASAIGGFIVSAIAAAVMKKSEEETY
- a CDS encoding glycosyltransferase family 2 protein; the protein is MDISVVIPLLNEEESLQELHDWIAKVMQSNRFIYEIIFIDDGSTDTSWQVIEQLSKDNSSVKGIRFQKNYGKSQALDAGFEKAQGNVIITMDADLQDNPEEIPELYELIFTDKFDLISGWKKKRYDNVYTKNIPSKIFNAIARKTSGLHLHDFNCGLKAYKKEVVKAIKVSGEMHRYIPILAKNEGFTKIDEKVVQHQARKYGETKFGMNRFINGYLDLITISFLSKFGKRPMHFFGLWGTIVFIFGFSAAIYIGISKLYKVYNGIKTILVTDNPWFYIALTSMILGTLLFLAGFIGELIIKSKNDEKHYKIKEQLNF